A single Thermosynechococcus vestitus BP-1 DNA region contains:
- a CDS encoding bifunctional nuclease family protein, which yields MIEMTVAGIALDATNRRTPIVLLKDGAGRRALPIWIGDHEARAILMALENQRAPRPMTHDLMVNILNEWNMTLERVVIHSLEDNTYYAVLTLRQGETRKDIDARPSDAIALALRCHCPIWVMEAVVADASIPVDRDADEEERQAFRRFLDSIRPEDFIQQARGMEEDSSAG from the coding sequence ATGATTGAAATGACTGTTGCTGGGATTGCCCTCGATGCCACTAACCGCCGCACACCAATTGTGTTGCTCAAAGACGGTGCTGGACGGCGAGCACTCCCCATCTGGATTGGTGATCATGAGGCGCGGGCAATTTTAATGGCCTTGGAAAATCAACGGGCACCGCGACCGATGACCCATGATCTGATGGTAAATATTCTCAACGAATGGAATATGACCCTAGAGCGAGTGGTTATCCACTCCCTCGAAGACAACACCTACTATGCGGTGCTGACGCTGCGCCAAGGAGAAACGCGTAAAGACATTGATGCTCGTCCTAGTGATGCCATCGCCTTGGCCCTGCGCTGTCATTGCCCGATTTGGGTAATGGAAGCGGTTGTTGCCGATGCCTCGATTCCCGTGGATCGCGATGCCGACGAGGAAGAACGCCAAGCCTTTCGCCGCTTTTTAGATTCGATTCGACCTGAAGATTTTATTCAGCAGGCACGGGGCATGGAGGAGGATTCCTCCGCAGGCTAG
- the wecB gene encoding non-hydrolyzing UDP-N-acetylglucosamine 2-epimerase codes for MIASPIPICITLGTRPEAIKLAPVIQVLQRSPLFAPCIVLTGQHREMVDQVMALFDLRADRDLAIMQPKQTLTEITCRALQGLEQLYQELLPRLVLVQGDTTTAFAATLAAFYQQIPVGHVEAGLRTNDLYNPYPEEANRRLISQLAQLHFAPTEQAVKNLQAAGVTGTIHLTGNTVIDALLQVADRQPVCPVPGLDWQQYRVLLATVHRRENWGAPLEDIANGFLKILNTLPDTALLLPLHRNPTVREPLKAYLGHHPRVFLTEPLDYPALVAAIKGSTLLLTDSGGLQEEAPSLGKPVLVLRETTERPEAVTAGTAKLVGTFADRIAAAAIELLTDPVAYNRMATAINPFGDGHASDRILEIVTQFFGQQTQQTKEGATVH; via the coding sequence ATGATTGCTTCCCCGATCCCGATCTGCATTACGTTGGGTACGCGCCCGGAGGCAATCAAATTGGCACCGGTGATTCAGGTCTTGCAGCGATCGCCCCTGTTTGCCCCCTGCATTGTCCTCACTGGACAGCACCGCGAGATGGTGGATCAAGTGATGGCGCTGTTTGACCTGCGGGCAGATCGGGACTTGGCCATTATGCAGCCAAAGCAAACCCTTACCGAAATTACCTGCCGTGCTCTCCAAGGTCTTGAGCAACTCTACCAAGAACTCCTGCCCCGTCTGGTCTTAGTCCAGGGGGATACGACAACGGCTTTTGCCGCTACCCTTGCCGCCTTTTATCAGCAAATTCCTGTTGGTCATGTGGAAGCGGGCTTGCGCACCAACGATCTCTATAATCCCTATCCCGAAGAAGCAAACCGCCGTCTCATTTCCCAATTGGCGCAGTTGCATTTTGCCCCTACGGAACAAGCTGTCAAGAATCTTCAGGCCGCCGGGGTCACCGGTACCATTCACTTGACGGGCAATACTGTCATTGATGCTCTGTTGCAAGTGGCCGATCGCCAGCCGGTGTGCCCTGTCCCCGGCCTTGACTGGCAACAGTACCGTGTCCTCCTTGCCACTGTTCACCGTCGGGAAAACTGGGGTGCTCCCCTAGAAGACATTGCCAATGGCTTCCTGAAGATCTTAAATACCCTTCCCGATACTGCCTTACTCTTGCCCCTACACCGCAATCCCACGGTGCGTGAACCCCTCAAAGCCTATTTGGGACACCATCCCCGCGTTTTTCTTACGGAGCCACTGGACTATCCTGCCCTGGTGGCAGCGATTAAGGGATCAACCCTCCTACTGACGGATTCCGGTGGCCTACAAGAGGAGGCCCCTAGCCTCGGCAAACCCGTACTGGTGTTGCGGGAAACCACTGAACGGCCGGAAGCGGTCACCGCTGGCACCGCTAAACTAGTGGGTACCTTTGCGGATAGGATTGCAGCCGCAGCAATTGAACTGCTGACGGATCCAGTGGCCTACAACCGCATGGCAACAGCCATTAATCCCTTTGGCGATGGTCATGCTAGCGATCGCATCCTTGAGATTGTGACCCAGTTTTTTGGCCAGCAGACCCAGCAGACAAAGGAAGGAGCGACTGTTCACTGA
- a CDS encoding DUF1825 family protein — translation MGFFDSEIVQQEAQRLFQDYQQLMQLGSEYGKFDREGKKIYIEKMEELMDRYRIFMKRFELSDDFMAQMTIKQLETQLSQFGMSPQTMFDQMHQTLERMKAEVERQP, via the coding sequence ATGGGATTCTTTGATTCAGAAATTGTTCAACAGGAAGCACAGCGTCTGTTTCAGGACTACCAGCAGTTGATGCAGCTTGGCTCCGAGTACGGCAAATTTGACCGTGAAGGTAAGAAAATTTATATCGAGAAAATGGAAGAACTCATGGACCGCTACCGCATTTTTATGAAGCGGTTTGAGTTGTCCGATGACTTTATGGCGCAGATGACAATCAAACAACTGGAAACTCAACTGAGCCAGTTTGGCATGTCTCCCCAAACCATGTTTGATCAAATGCATCAAACCCTTGAGCGCATGAAAGCCGAAGTGGAACGCCAACCCTAG
- a CDS encoding D-amino acid aminotransferase: MLLCNLDGVITPEASISVLDRGFLYGDSVYEVIRTYRGIPFALPEHLARLRASAAYLYMRLPWSDEYITQEVQRTLAAAPAGEYYIRIVVTRGGDRRIGLLPEPTTQPRLLIVLMGIPPEPTLSEQGIRLAIPKRQRTSTAALDPAAKTGNYLNNILALLEAQQAGFEDALLLNAQGQITEATTSNFWIVRGGVVETPPTTVGMLHGITRGTLLQIVADLGIPHREVILTPQDLAEASEGFLSSSVRLLMPIRQVNEVIFPACPGPVTQQLWRELLAVMEKAVAAA; this comes from the coding sequence GTGCTGCTGTGCAACTTGGATGGGGTAATTACGCCAGAGGCCTCCATTTCTGTTTTGGATCGGGGGTTTCTCTACGGTGACAGTGTTTATGAGGTGATTCGTACGTACCGGGGGATTCCCTTTGCCCTGCCAGAGCACCTAGCACGATTGCGCGCCTCAGCCGCCTATCTCTACATGCGTCTGCCCTGGTCCGATGAGTACATTACCCAAGAAGTGCAACGCACCTTAGCGGCTGCCCCAGCCGGAGAATATTACATTCGGATTGTGGTGACCCGTGGGGGCGATCGCCGCATTGGCCTATTGCCAGAACCGACCACCCAACCGCGGTTATTGATTGTGTTGATGGGGATCCCCCCCGAACCAACGTTGAGTGAACAGGGAATTCGCCTTGCCATTCCTAAGCGGCAACGCACCAGCACTGCTGCCCTTGATCCGGCGGCCAAAACGGGCAATTACCTCAACAACATCTTGGCCCTATTGGAGGCACAGCAGGCGGGTTTTGAGGACGCCCTGCTTCTCAATGCCCAAGGACAGATTACCGAGGCCACGACCAGCAACTTCTGGATTGTTCGTGGGGGTGTGGTCGAGACACCCCCCACCACCGTTGGCATGCTCCACGGAATTACGCGCGGGACGCTGTTGCAGATCGTTGCAGACTTGGGTATTCCCCATCGGGAAGTGATTCTCACCCCCCAGGATCTCGCAGAAGCCAGTGAGGGGTTTCTCAGTTCCTCGGTGCGCCTTCTAATGCCGATTCGGCAAGTGAATGAGGTGATCTTTCCGGCCTGTCCGGGACCTGTGACCCAACAGCTATGGCGAGAATTATTAGCAGTGATGGAAAAGGCGGTTGCAGCAGCCTAA
- a CDS encoding aldo/keto reductase: MRYRRFGRTGLDLSVFSLGTMRALGSPEVMQAVIEGAIAHGINHIETAAAYGASEAYIGRALKALGQPPVYITTKLLPQGDAAHVQRQIEQSLERLQVPRLDGVALHGVNTPEHLAWLSSEGMAMLQQLQAKGVIGALGFSSHGSLSVILEAIASDQFDFVNLHYTYFQQRNAPAIAAAAERNLGIFIISPADKGGKLYQPSQRLQELCGPFHPLHWSYRWLLSQPAITTLSIGPATVAELAFPLAVADQVDPLSPEEQAVGDRLQAVMQETLGRDLCQQCYACLPCPQEIHIPEVLRLHNLAVAYDMTEFGKYRYGMFGRAGHWFAGQPANRCTECGDCLPRCPSRLEIPRLLRETHEQLQGSSRSRLWQTI, translated from the coding sequence ATGCGTTACCGCCGTTTTGGTCGCACGGGGCTAGACCTCTCGGTGTTTTCCCTGGGAACGATGCGTGCCTTGGGCAGCCCAGAGGTGATGCAGGCGGTCATTGAGGGGGCGATCGCCCACGGCATTAACCACATTGAAACCGCCGCCGCCTACGGCGCCAGTGAAGCCTACATTGGCCGTGCCCTCAAGGCCTTGGGCCAGCCCCCTGTCTATATCACCACCAAACTATTGCCCCAAGGGGATGCGGCTCACGTCCAGCGACAAATTGAGCAATCCCTGGAGCGTCTCCAAGTCCCACGCTTAGACGGTGTCGCCCTCCACGGAGTGAATACCCCTGAGCATCTGGCCTGGCTGAGCAGTGAAGGGATGGCCATGCTGCAGCAATTGCAGGCAAAGGGGGTGATTGGCGCTTTGGGTTTTTCCAGTCATGGATCGTTGTCGGTGATTTTGGAAGCGATCGCCAGCGATCAATTTGACTTTGTGAATCTGCATTACACCTACTTTCAGCAACGCAATGCCCCAGCGATCGCAGCTGCCGCTGAGCGGAATCTCGGCATTTTCATCATTTCCCCAGCCGACAAAGGGGGCAAGCTCTACCAGCCTTCCCAACGGCTCCAGGAGCTCTGTGGGCCTTTTCACCCGCTCCATTGGAGCTACCGCTGGTTGCTGAGCCAGCCTGCCATCACCACCTTGAGCATTGGGCCTGCCACCGTTGCCGAGTTGGCCTTTCCCTTGGCAGTGGCCGATCAGGTCGATCCCCTGAGTCCCGAAGAGCAAGCTGTGGGCGATCGCCTACAAGCCGTCATGCAGGAAACCCTAGGCAGAGATTTGTGTCAACAATGTTATGCCTGTCTGCCCTGTCCGCAGGAGATTCACATCCCCGAAGTGTTGCGGCTCCACAACTTGGCCGTCGCCTACGACATGACGGAATTTGGCAAATATCGCTATGGGATGTTTGGCCGCGCCGGGCATTGGTTTGCGGGACAACCCGCCAACCGCTGTACTGAATGTGGCGACTGTTTGCCCCGCTGTCCCAGTCGGTTGGAGATTCCGCGGCTGTTGCGGGAAACCCATGAGCAGTTGCAAGGCAGCTCGCGATCGCGCCTTTGGCAGACGATTTAG
- the pdxA gene encoding 4-hydroxythreonine-4-phosphate dehydrogenase PdxA: MSLALTLGDPAGIGPEILLKALAHLPSELLGQFFIAGTGQVLEETYARLCQQGQVAIDPAQLQLWEHPLDEVIVPGRPSVASGTASFAYLKTAIQRAIAGEVAGIVTAPISKACWQAAGYSFPGQTEVLAHLTGTAHVGMLFLGRSPVTHWVLTTLLATTHIPLQAVPRALTPEGLNEKLALLIQFLRERRHLERPRIAIAGLNPHSGEQGHLGQEEVTWLIPWLAAAQQQYPEVELIGPVPPDTLWIGAADAWWGRPAPATAYDAYLALYHDQGLIPVKMLAFREAVNTTIGLPFIRTSPDHGTAFDIAGTGVADPQSFLAAIAWAQTLSKGSVFPLTLA; this comes from the coding sequence ATGTCCCTTGCCCTCACCCTGGGGGATCCAGCGGGTATTGGCCCAGAAATTCTCCTGAAAGCCCTAGCTCACCTGCCCTCAGAACTGTTAGGGCAGTTTTTTATTGCGGGTACAGGCCAAGTATTAGAGGAAACCTATGCTCGCCTCTGTCAACAGGGACAGGTGGCCATTGATCCTGCGCAGCTTCAGCTCTGGGAGCATCCCCTCGACGAGGTGATTGTGCCGGGGCGTCCCAGTGTTGCCAGTGGGACTGCCAGCTTTGCCTACCTCAAAACCGCCATTCAGCGGGCGATCGCCGGCGAGGTGGCAGGAATTGTAACGGCACCGATTTCTAAGGCCTGTTGGCAGGCGGCCGGTTATTCCTTTCCCGGTCAAACTGAAGTGCTGGCCCACTTGACAGGAACCGCCCATGTGGGCATGTTGTTCTTGGGGCGATCGCCGGTGACTCACTGGGTGCTGACGACTTTACTCGCGACTACCCACATCCCGTTGCAAGCGGTGCCTAGGGCCCTGACCCCCGAAGGCCTCAATGAAAAGCTGGCGCTGCTGATCCAGTTTCTGAGGGAGCGGCGACACCTAGAGCGGCCTCGCATTGCCATTGCTGGCTTGAATCCCCACAGTGGTGAGCAGGGACACTTAGGCCAAGAGGAAGTGACTTGGCTGATTCCATGGCTCGCAGCAGCCCAGCAGCAGTATCCCGAAGTTGAACTGATTGGCCCTGTGCCCCCCGATACTCTTTGGATTGGGGCTGCCGATGCATGGTGGGGACGTCCGGCCCCAGCCACCGCCTACGATGCCTACCTCGCTCTTTACCATGATCAGGGATTGATTCCCGTGAAGATGCTTGCCTTTCGGGAAGCGGTGAATACAACGATTGGCTTGCCTTTTATTCGCACGTCTCCCGATCACGGTACAGCCTTTGATATCGCGGGTACAGGGGTAGCAGATCCACAGAGTTTTCTGGCGGCGATCGCTTGGGCACAGACGTTGAGCAAAGGATCGGTTTTCCCTCTCACCCTCGCCTAA